Proteins encoded in a region of the Rhizobium etli CFN 42 genome:
- the ugpE gene encoding sn-glycerol-3-phosphate ABC transporter permease UgpE, with the protein MVENRPFLNFLAHIVLILGVTIVIFPVYIAFIASSHGPNDFLSGLVPLAPGPHLIENYSTMLSSGMTSSGAPPIGPMLLNSFIMAVGVAVGKIAISILSAFAIVYFRFPFRTLAFWMIFITLMLPVEVRIVPTYKVVADLGMLNNYGGLIIPLIASATATFLFRQFFLTVPDELMEAARVDGAGPMKFFRDILLPLSVTNIAALFIILFVLGWNQYLWPLIVTTDQSLYTVVMGIQRMAAVADAEPRWNLVMAAVILAALPPVLVIVAMQRLFVKGLVETEK; encoded by the coding sequence GTGGTCGAAAATCGTCCTTTCCTGAATTTCCTGGCTCACATCGTCCTTATCCTCGGCGTCACGATCGTGATCTTCCCGGTCTATATCGCCTTTATCGCATCGAGCCACGGCCCCAACGACTTTCTGTCCGGTCTCGTGCCGCTGGCGCCGGGACCGCACCTCATCGAGAACTATTCGACCATGCTGTCATCGGGGATGACGAGTTCCGGCGCGCCGCCGATCGGGCCGATGCTGCTCAATTCATTTATCATGGCCGTTGGCGTTGCGGTTGGAAAGATTGCCATTTCCATTCTTTCCGCCTTCGCCATCGTCTATTTCCGATTTCCCTTTCGCACGCTCGCCTTCTGGATGATCTTCATCACCCTGATGCTGCCGGTCGAGGTGCGCATCGTGCCGACCTACAAGGTGGTCGCCGACCTCGGAATGCTGAACAATTACGGCGGGCTCATTATTCCGCTGATCGCGTCGGCGACGGCCACCTTCCTGTTTCGACAGTTTTTCCTCACTGTGCCCGACGAGCTGATGGAGGCTGCGCGCGTCGACGGGGCGGGGCCGATGAAATTCTTCCGCGATATCCTGTTGCCGTTGTCGGTGACCAATATCGCGGCCTTGTTCATTATTCTGTTCGTGCTCGGCTGGAACCAGTATCTGTGGCCGCTCATCGTTACGACCGACCAGAGCCTCTACACCGTCGTCATGGGTATCCAGCGCATGGCCGCGGTCGCAGACGCCGAGCCGCGCTGGAACCTCGTCATGGCGGCGGTCATTCTGGCCGCCTTGCCGCCCGTCCTCGTCATCGTCGCCATGCAACGCCTTTTCGTCAAAGGCCTGGTCGAAACGGAGAAATGA